Proteins from a genomic interval of Periophthalmus magnuspinnatus isolate fPerMag1 chromosome 11, fPerMag1.2.pri, whole genome shotgun sequence:
- the cfap20 gene encoding cilia- and flagella-associated protein 20: MFKNTFQSGFLSILYSIGSKPLQIWDKKVRNGHIKRITDNDIHSMVLEVEGTNVSTTYITCPADPKKTLGIKLPYLIMMIKNLKKYFSFEVQVLDDKNVRRRFRASNYQSTTRVKPFICTMPMRLDDGWNQIQFNLSDFTRRAYGTNYIETLRVQIHANCRIRRIYFSDRLYSEDELPAEFKLYVPVRNQKAKQ, from the exons atgtttaaaaatacattccAGAGTGGCTTCTTGTCTATTTTATACAGCATCGGCAGCAAACCCCTTCAGATTTGGGACAAAAAG gtGCGAAATGGACACATAAAGAGAATAACAGATAATGACATCCACTCCATGGTGCTAGAGGTGGAAGGGACCAATGTCAG TACTACTTACATAACATGTCCTGCTGACCCAAAGAAGACACTGGGTATCAAGCTCCCGTATCTAATCATGATGATCAAAAACCTAAAGaaatatttttcctttgaaGTCCAG GTCTTAGATGACAAAAATGTTCGACGGAGGTTCCGGGCGAGTAACTATCAGAGCACAACGCGAGTGAAACCATTTATCTGCACGATGCCAATGCGGCTCGACGACGGCTGGAACCAGATTCAGTTCAACCTGTCAGACTTCACTAGGAGAGCGTACGGCACCAACTACATCGAGACACTAAGGGTACAG ATCCATGCCAACTGCCGCATAAGGAGAATATATTTCTCAGACAGACTTTACTCCGAGGACGAATTACCAGCAGAGTTTAAACTGTATGTGCCTGTTCGAAATCAGAAGGCAAAG cagtaa